One window of Agromyces rhizosphaerae genomic DNA carries:
- the ctaE gene encoding aa3-type cytochrome oxidase subunit III, with translation MGSVTSSSIAPAATSPVINRPNTVAVGTIVWLGSEVMFFAGLFAIYFTLRSTSPELWNFEAGRLNVPYAAINTAILVASSFTAQFGVFAAEKFQPRRTGGPFNLMKWGLVEWFLLSYVLGAIFVAGQVLEYATLVSEGIALDSNAYGSAFYLTTGFHALHVTGGLIAMLLVVGRAYAVSHFGHKEATSAIVVSYYWHFVDVVWIGLFFVIYVLK, from the coding sequence ATGGGGAGCGTGACGAGCTCCTCAATCGCCCCTGCGGCCACATCGCCCGTGATCAACAGGCCCAACACCGTCGCGGTGGGCACGATCGTCTGGCTGGGCAGCGAGGTGATGTTCTTCGCCGGCCTGTTCGCGATCTACTTCACCCTGCGCTCGACCTCGCCGGAACTGTGGAACTTCGAGGCCGGACGCCTGAACGTCCCGTACGCGGCCATCAACACCGCGATCCTGGTCGCCTCGTCCTTCACCGCGCAGTTCGGCGTGTTCGCTGCGGAGAAGTTCCAGCCGCGACGCACCGGCGGGCCCTTCAACCTCATGAAGTGGGGTCTCGTCGAGTGGTTCCTGCTGAGCTACGTGCTCGGCGCGATCTTCGTCGCCGGCCAGGTGCTCGAGTACGCCACGCTCGTGTCCGAGGGCATCGCGCTCGACTCGAACGCCTACGGCTCGGCCTTCTACCTGACCACCGGCTTCCACGCGCTCCACGTGACCGGCGGCCTCATCGCCATGCTCCTCGTGGTCGGCCGTGCCTACGCGGTCTCGCACTTCGGCCACAAGGAGGCGACCAGCGCGATCGTCGTGTCGTACTACTGGCACTTCGTCGACGTCGTCTGGATCGGCCTGTTCTTCGTCATCTACGTCCTCAAATGA
- the qcrC gene encoding cytochrome bc1 complex diheme cytochrome c subunit, which produces MTSSKRRTGRRSPLATVALLALGLVFTGGAYAAFSTGTAQAEVDATSQQTIEEGKKLFQANCATCHGLDGEGAEAGPSLIGVGAAAVDFQVGTGRMPMQMQGPQAEQKPVQFTDEQTKQLAYYVASLGPGPDIPADHLVNGGGDAANGAELFRINCAMCHNVAGAGGALTEGKYAPALNDVSGVHIYEAMVTGPQNMPVFNDLNITPEDKRDIITYLQYIQDNRSPGGFELGSLGPVSEGLFIWIFGLGAIVAITVWITAKSN; this is translated from the coding sequence ATGACCAGCTCGAAGCGTCGGACGGGACGACGTTCCCCGCTCGCCACCGTGGCGCTCCTCGCCCTCGGGCTCGTGTTCACCGGCGGCGCGTACGCCGCCTTCAGCACGGGCACCGCGCAGGCCGAGGTCGACGCGACCTCGCAGCAGACGATCGAGGAGGGCAAGAAGCTCTTCCAGGCCAACTGCGCCACCTGCCACGGCCTGGATGGCGAGGGCGCCGAGGCCGGTCCGAGCCTCATCGGCGTCGGCGCGGCAGCGGTCGACTTCCAGGTCGGCACGGGCCGAATGCCCATGCAGATGCAGGGCCCGCAGGCCGAGCAGAAGCCGGTGCAGTTCACCGATGAGCAGACCAAGCAGCTCGCCTACTACGTGGCGTCACTCGGACCGGGCCCGGACATCCCGGCGGACCACCTCGTCAACGGCGGCGGCGACGCGGCGAACGGTGCCGAGCTCTTCCGCATCAACTGCGCGATGTGCCACAACGTGGCCGGTGCCGGCGGCGCGCTCACCGAGGGCAAGTACGCTCCCGCGCTGAACGACGTCTCGGGCGTCCACATCTACGAGGCGATGGTCACGGGCCCGCAGAACATGCCGGTGTTCAACGACCTGAACATCACCCCCGAGGACAAGCGCGACATCATCACCTACCTGCAGTACATCCAGGACAACCGCTCCCCCGGCGGATTCGAGCTCGGCTCGCTCGGCCCGGTGTCCGAGGGCCTCTTCATCTGGATCTTCGGTCTCGGCGCGATCGTCGCGATCACGGTGTGGATCACGGCGAAGTCGAACTAG
- the qcrA gene encoding cytochrome bc1 complex Rieske iron-sulfur subunit — MAQDDNDGTEIVAAGSSSHGQEVAASPGTAVIPADGFENPGFPEHRKRVTDLDPKKAKSAERGVYTLFYLSIVGSVWAIAAYMLFPMESGDVFDVRLNNLFFGLGVALALLAIGFGAVHWAKALMHDVELADERHPVRGSEETRAAAVKVFQDADQESGFTRRSAIRNSLIGALVVFPLPAVVLFRGFAPQDQNPVELLSHTMWAEGTRLTLDPSGVPIKASDVTIGSAFHVIPEGLNELEHHKLEEKAKAAVLLMRLNPEELNETADRADWSYQGIVAYSKICTHVGCPVALYEQHTHHLLCPCHQSQFDVANHCEVIFGPAKRPLPQLPIAVDDEGYLVAQSDFTEPVGPSFWERH; from the coding sequence ATGGCACAGGACGACAACGACGGTACTGAAATCGTCGCTGCCGGCTCGTCATCGCACGGGCAGGAGGTCGCCGCCTCCCCCGGGACCGCAGTGATCCCTGCGGACGGATTCGAGAACCCCGGATTCCCCGAGCACCGCAAGCGCGTCACCGACCTCGACCCGAAGAAGGCGAAGTCGGCGGAGCGCGGCGTCTACACGCTGTTCTACCTCTCGATCGTCGGCAGCGTCTGGGCGATCGCGGCGTACATGCTGTTCCCGATGGAGTCGGGAGACGTGTTCGACGTCCGGCTCAACAACCTGTTCTTCGGGCTCGGCGTGGCGCTCGCACTGCTCGCCATCGGCTTCGGCGCGGTGCACTGGGCCAAGGCGCTCATGCACGACGTCGAGCTGGCCGACGAGCGTCACCCCGTCCGCGGCAGCGAGGAGACCCGTGCCGCCGCGGTCAAGGTGTTCCAGGACGCCGACCAGGAGTCCGGCTTCACGCGCCGTTCGGCGATCCGCAACAGCCTCATCGGTGCGCTGGTCGTGTTCCCGCTTCCCGCCGTCGTGCTGTTCCGCGGGTTCGCCCCGCAGGACCAGAACCCGGTCGAGCTGCTCAGCCACACCATGTGGGCCGAGGGCACGCGCCTCACGCTCGACCCCTCCGGCGTGCCCATCAAGGCGTCGGACGTCACGATCGGCAGCGCCTTCCACGTGATCCCCGAGGGCCTCAACGAGCTCGAGCACCACAAGCTCGAGGAGAAGGCCAAGGCCGCCGTGCTCCTCATGCGCCTGAACCCGGAGGAGCTCAACGAGACGGCCGACCGTGCCGACTGGTCGTACCAGGGCATCGTCGCGTACTCCAAGATCTGCACGCACGTCGGATGCCCCGTGGCTCTGTACGAGCAGCACACGCACCACCTGCTCTGCCCCTGCCACCAGTCGCAGTTCGACGTCGCGAACCACTGCGAGGTCATCTTCGGCCCGGCGAAGCGGCCGCTCCCCCAGCTGCCGATCGCAGTCGATGACGAGGGCTACCTCGTCGCGCAGAGCGACTTCACCGAACCCGTCGGCCCGAGCTTCTGGGAGCGTCATTGA
- the qcrB gene encoding cytochrome bc1 complex cytochrome b subunit, giving the protein MSTAVPTTSAPAKRKGGFTAAASNYIDERTSISTVVKELGRKAFPDHWSFLLGEIALFSFVVVLITGTFLTFFFQASMAEVHYEGSYVPLKGIEMSVAMASTLDISFDLRGGLFVRQMHHWAALLFVAAIGLHMLRIFFTGAFRKPRELNWVIGFVLFVLAMGEGFTGYSLPDDLLSGNGLRIIDGMIKGMPVIGTWTSFLLFGGEFPGTAIVGRLYTLHILLLPAIIVALIAVHLLFVVVHKHTQYAAPGKTPLNAVGPPVMPVYAAKAGGFFFIVFGVLALISSLFTINPIWNYGPYDPSPVSAGTQPDWYIGFADGALRLIPPGWEFVWLERTWSFNILVPLVGLLVFLGLVFIYPFIEAWVTGDKREHHIADRPRNAPTRTAIGAAGVTFYAGLWAAASSDLIATHFKLTMEGVIHSLQAVVILGPFLAYFITKRVCIALQKKDREVVLHGYESGRIVKLPGGEFIEVHQPLDEYDRWRLVSYESYAPLMIRPDAQGKISVWQKMRAGVSRWFFEDRIAPVTRGELEASHSDHH; this is encoded by the coding sequence TTGAGCACCGCAGTCCCGACCACCAGCGCCCCCGCCAAGCGGAAGGGCGGCTTCACGGCCGCCGCTTCGAACTACATCGATGAGCGCACGAGCATCTCGACCGTCGTCAAGGAGCTCGGCCGCAAGGCCTTCCCCGACCACTGGTCGTTCCTGCTCGGCGAGATCGCGCTGTTCAGCTTCGTCGTCGTGCTCATCACGGGCACGTTCCTGACGTTCTTCTTCCAGGCCTCGATGGCCGAGGTGCACTACGAGGGCTCGTACGTGCCCCTCAAGGGCATCGAGATGTCGGTCGCGATGGCGTCGACCCTCGACATCTCATTCGACCTGCGCGGCGGCCTGTTCGTGCGCCAGATGCACCACTGGGCGGCCCTGCTGTTCGTGGCGGCCATCGGCCTGCACATGCTGCGCATCTTCTTCACCGGTGCGTTCCGCAAGCCGCGCGAGCTCAACTGGGTCATCGGCTTCGTGCTCTTCGTGCTCGCGATGGGCGAGGGCTTCACCGGCTACTCACTCCCCGACGACCTCCTCTCGGGCAACGGCCTCCGCATCATCGACGGCATGATCAAGGGCATGCCGGTGATCGGCACCTGGACCTCGTTCCTGCTGTTCGGCGGCGAGTTCCCGGGTACCGCGATCGTCGGGCGCCTCTACACGCTCCACATCCTGCTGCTGCCCGCAATCATCGTCGCGCTGATCGCGGTGCACCTGCTGTTCGTGGTCGTGCACAAGCACACGCAGTACGCCGCGCCGGGCAAGACGCCGCTCAACGCGGTCGGTCCGCCCGTCATGCCCGTGTACGCGGCCAAGGCCGGTGGCTTCTTCTTCATCGTCTTCGGCGTGCTCGCACTCATCTCGTCGCTGTTCACGATCAACCCGATCTGGAACTACGGCCCGTACGACCCGTCGCCGGTGTCGGCCGGTACGCAGCCCGACTGGTACATCGGCTTCGCCGACGGCGCGCTGCGCCTCATCCCGCCGGGGTGGGAGTTCGTCTGGCTCGAGCGCACGTGGTCGTTCAACATCCTCGTGCCGCTCGTGGGGCTGCTGGTCTTCCTGGGCCTCGTGTTCATCTACCCGTTCATCGAGGCGTGGGTCACGGGCGACAAGCGCGAGCACCACATCGCCGACCGTCCGCGCAACGCGCCGACGCGCACCGCGATCGGTGCCGCGGGTGTCACGTTCTACGCCGGCCTCTGGGCCGCGGCGAGCTCGGACCTCATCGCGACGCACTTCAAGCTCACGATGGAGGGGGTCATCCATTCGCTCCAGGCGGTGGTCATCCTCGGGCCGTTCCTCGCGTACTTCATCACGAAGCGCGTCTGCATCGCCCTGCAGAAGAAGGACCGCGAGGTCGTGCTGCACGGCTACGAGTCGGGCCGCATCGTGAAGCTGCCCGGCGGCGAGTTCATCGAGGTGCACCAGCCCCTCGACGAGTACGACCGCTGGCGCCTCGTGAGCTACGAGAGCTATGCACCGCTCATGATCCGTCCCGACGCGCAGGGCAAGATCTCGGTGTGGCAGAAGATGCGCGCAGGCGTCTCGCGGTGGTTCTTCGAGGACCGCATCGCGCCCGTCACCCGCGGCGAGCTCGAGGCATCGCACTCGGACCACCACTGA
- a CDS encoding methyltransferase domain-containing protein: protein MTDRRPVDLLRCPFCVSALDGDAAATVRCERGHAFDANRRGYLTLFPRKRPNVRGDTTAMLAARERVLDSAAYLALREAVAEAVATDAPEHVVVADLGCGTGQYAVSALARLDDPAGAVVADLSSDAVRLAVRRLRGASVPVAVGVVLDLWSPLPLASGAFDRVLNVFAPRNLPEFARILAPGGRLVTVIPADDHLAELRAGGAMIDVRAGKREQVLSDAAAAGLRLVDSVHVAGELAPTAQLVDDLVAMGPSAHHPRGDRPTTGELPPRISTAVDVLVLARAV from the coding sequence ATGACCGATCGACGACCCGTCGATCTGCTGCGGTGCCCGTTCTGCGTCTCCGCCCTCGACGGCGATGCCGCGGCGACCGTGCGCTGCGAGCGCGGGCACGCGTTCGACGCGAACCGTCGCGGATACCTCACGCTCTTCCCCCGCAAGCGCCCGAACGTCCGGGGCGACACGACGGCGATGCTCGCCGCACGCGAGCGGGTGCTCGACAGCGCAGCGTACCTCGCACTGCGCGAGGCCGTGGCCGAAGCGGTCGCGACGGATGCCCCCGAGCACGTCGTCGTCGCCGATCTGGGATGCGGCACCGGGCAGTACGCCGTCTCCGCACTCGCGCGCCTCGACGACCCGGCCGGCGCCGTCGTGGCGGACCTCTCCTCCGACGCCGTCAGGCTGGCCGTACGGCGTCTGCGCGGGGCATCCGTGCCGGTCGCCGTCGGCGTCGTGCTCGACCTCTGGTCGCCGCTGCCGCTCGCGTCAGGCGCGTTCGACCGGGTGCTCAACGTGTTCGCGCCGCGCAACCTGCCCGAGTTCGCGCGCATCCTCGCTCCCGGCGGACGGCTGGTCACGGTCATTCCGGCCGATGACCACCTCGCCGAGCTCCGCGCGGGCGGCGCCATGATCGACGTGCGGGCCGGCAAGCGGGAGCAGGTGCTGTCGGATGCCGCGGCGGCAGGCCTCCGCCTCGTCGACTCCGTGCACGTCGCCGGCGAGCTCGCGCCGACGGCGCAGCTGGTCGACGACCTCGTGGCGATGGGCCCGTCCGCCCACCACCCACGGGGCGACCGACCGACGACCGGCGAGCTGCCGCCGCGCATCAGCACCGCCGTCGACGTGCTGGTCCTCGCCCGCGCGGTCTGA
- a CDS encoding SAM-dependent methyltransferase, whose protein sequence is MDPCCEPGDSSRYEAIFDTEFAESVARDYRRRGLPRLERRILAFADHVGVQDASVLEIGGGVGELQLELLERGAAHSVNLELSGEYERIAQRLLSEHGLERRATRHVGLDLAEHPDVVAPADLVVLNRVVCCYPHAVRLLTAAADRATRALVFTHPPRTPFTRVRTGVKNALRRRSGQSFRGYVHRPDLMVEAVRACGFEVPLRSRGFRWWLVGAIRPA, encoded by the coding sequence GTGGACCCATGCTGCGAGCCGGGCGACTCGAGCCGATACGAGGCGATCTTCGACACGGAGTTCGCAGAGTCCGTCGCGCGGGACTATCGGCGACGCGGACTCCCCCGGCTCGAGCGGCGCATCCTGGCGTTCGCCGACCACGTCGGCGTGCAGGACGCCTCCGTGCTGGAGATCGGCGGCGGCGTCGGTGAGCTCCAACTCGAGCTGCTCGAGCGCGGCGCCGCGCATTCGGTGAACCTGGAGCTGTCGGGCGAGTACGAGCGCATCGCGCAACGGCTGCTGTCCGAGCACGGGCTCGAGCGCCGAGCGACACGACATGTCGGCCTCGATCTCGCGGAGCATCCCGACGTGGTCGCTCCCGCCGACCTGGTGGTGCTGAACCGCGTGGTGTGCTGCTATCCGCACGCCGTGCGGCTGCTCACCGCCGCCGCCGATCGTGCCACGCGCGCGCTCGTGTTCACGCACCCGCCGCGCACGCCGTTCACGCGAGTGAGGACGGGCGTCAAGAACGCGCTGCGCCGCCGCAGCGGCCAGTCCTTCCGCGGATACGTGCACCGCCCCGACCTGATGGTCGAGGCGGTGCGCGCGTGCGGATTCGAGGTGCCGCTCCGGAGCCGGGGGTTCCGCTGGTGGCTCGTCGGTGCGATCAGGCCCGCATGA
- the ctaF gene encoding aa3-type cytochrome oxidase subunit IV yields MRANVAIFWIIGAFFALADVAYIVWAILEYGEPEWVGLVAIGLSAVLAAFIAFYLGRVHHAQGGELPEDRLDANIDDGDAELGFFSPWSWWPIMLAAAAALGFLGLAVGFWITFISLPVVVISLVGWTYEYYRGNFAR; encoded by the coding sequence ATGCGCGCGAATGTCGCCATTTTCTGGATCATCGGCGCGTTCTTCGCACTCGCCGACGTCGCGTACATCGTCTGGGCGATCCTCGAGTACGGCGAGCCGGAGTGGGTCGGCCTGGTCGCGATCGGCCTCAGCGCCGTGCTCGCGGCGTTCATCGCCTTCTACCTCGGCAGGGTGCATCACGCACAGGGCGGTGAGCTCCCGGAGGACCGTCTCGACGCGAACATCGACGACGGCGACGCGGAGCTCGGCTTCTTCAGCCCGTGGAGCTGGTGGCCGATCATGCTCGCCGCCGCCGCCGCGCTCGGCTTCCTCGGACTCGCGGTCGGCTTCTGGATCACGTTCATCTCGCTGCCCGTCGTCGTGATCAGCCTCGTCGGCTGGACCTACGAGTACTACCGCGGCAACTTCGCACGATAG
- the ctaD gene encoding aa3-type cytochrome oxidase subunit I: MSTTAAPARPSASPSPFGPPSVERKGNILVKWLTSTDHKVIGYLYLITSFIYFCIGGVMALIIRAQLFEPGLEILQTREQYNQLFTMHGTIMLLMFATPLFAGFANVLMPLQIGAPDVAFPRLNALAYWLFNFGSLMAVAGFLTPQGAASFGWFAYQPLASTTFSPGIGGNLWMLGLGMSGFGTIMGAVNFITTIITMRAPGMTMFRMPIFTWNTLVTSILVLLAFPVLAAAILAASADRIFGAHIYDPANGGVILWQHLFWFFGHPEVYIIALPFFGIVSEIFPVFSRKPIFGYKTLVYATIAIAALSVTVWAHHMYVTGSVLLPFFALLTMLIAVPTGVKIFNWIGTMWRGSITFEMPLVWSLGFLITFVFGGLTGVILASPPLDFHVSDSYFVVAHFHYVVFGTVVFAMFAGFYFWWPKWTGKMLSERLGQWHFWLLFIGFHTTFLIQHWLGVVGMPRRYYSYLPEDNITWMNQLSTIGAMILAVSLIPFFLNVFITARRAPKVTVNDPWGYGRSLEWATSCPPPRHNFTSIPRIRSESPAFDLNHPEAALPIGIGPAKDAPDAPTYEVTEGKVK, translated from the coding sequence ATGAGCACCACCGCCGCACCGGCTCGGCCGAGCGCCAGCCCGTCGCCCTTCGGCCCTCCCTCCGTGGAGCGCAAGGGCAACATCCTGGTCAAGTGGCTCACCTCCACCGACCACAAGGTCATCGGGTACCTCTACCTGATCACCTCGTTCATCTACTTCTGCATCGGCGGCGTCATGGCGCTGATCATCCGTGCGCAGCTGTTCGAGCCGGGCCTGGAGATCCTCCAGACGCGCGAGCAGTACAACCAGCTGTTCACGATGCACGGCACGATCATGCTGCTCATGTTCGCGACCCCGCTGTTCGCGGGCTTCGCGAACGTGCTCATGCCGCTGCAGATCGGCGCGCCCGACGTCGCGTTCCCGCGACTGAACGCGCTGGCCTACTGGCTGTTCAACTTCGGCTCGCTGATGGCCGTCGCCGGCTTCCTCACCCCGCAGGGCGCCGCGTCGTTCGGCTGGTTCGCCTACCAGCCACTCGCGTCCACGACGTTCTCACCGGGTATCGGCGGCAACCTCTGGATGCTCGGCCTCGGCATGTCGGGCTTCGGCACGATCATGGGCGCGGTGAACTTCATCACCACGATCATCACGATGCGCGCTCCCGGCATGACCATGTTCCGCATGCCGATCTTCACGTGGAACACCCTCGTGACGTCGATCCTCGTGCTGCTGGCCTTCCCGGTGCTCGCCGCGGCCATCCTCGCCGCATCGGCCGACCGCATCTTCGGGGCCCATATCTACGATCCCGCGAACGGCGGCGTCATCCTCTGGCAGCACCTGTTCTGGTTCTTCGGCCATCCGGAGGTCTACATCATCGCGCTGCCGTTCTTCGGCATCGTCTCCGAGATCTTCCCCGTCTTCAGCCGGAAGCCGATCTTCGGGTACAAGACCCTCGTGTACGCCACGATCGCGATCGCCGCGCTGTCGGTGACCGTGTGGGCGCACCACATGTACGTCACCGGCTCGGTGCTGCTGCCGTTCTTCGCGCTGCTGACCATGCTCATCGCGGTACCGACGGGCGTGAAGATCTTCAACTGGATCGGCACGATGTGGCGAGGCTCGATCACGTTCGAGATGCCGCTCGTGTGGTCGCTCGGCTTCCTCATCACGTTCGTGTTCGGCGGGCTGACCGGCGTCATCCTGGCGTCGCCGCCGCTCGACTTCCACGTCTCCGACAGCTACTTCGTCGTGGCGCACTTCCACTACGTCGTCTTCGGCACCGTCGTGTTCGCGATGTTCGCCGGCTTCTACTTCTGGTGGCCGAAGTGGACCGGCAAGATGCTGAGCGAGCGCCTCGGCCAGTGGCACTTCTGGCTGCTGTTCATCGGCTTCCACACCACCTTCCTCATCCAGCACTGGCTGGGCGTGGTCGGCATGCCGCGCCGGTACTACTCGTACCTGCCCGAGGACAACATCACCTGGATGAACCAGCTCTCGACGATCGGCGCGATGATCCTCGCGGTCTCGCTGATCCCGTTCTTCCTGAACGTCTTCATCACGGCCCGCCGTGCGCCCAAGGTGACGGTGAACGACCCGTGGGGCTACGGCCGCTCGCTCGAGTGGGCGACCAGCTGCCCGCCGCCGCGCCACAACTTCACGTCGATCCCGCGCATCCGGTCGGAGTCGCCGGCGTTCGACCTCAACCACCCCGAGGCCGCACTTCCGATCGGCATCGGGCCGGCCAAGGACGCCCCGGATGCTCCGACCTACGAGGTCACGGAAGGGAAGGTCAAGTAG
- the ctaC gene encoding aa3-type cytochrome oxidase subunit II, with amino-acid sequence MRQNRRLRWAALPIAATLTIVLAGCTQAQLNGFLPGFVEGEAPTTNQTERISGLWVTSWIVLLVVGVVTWGLTIWAVVVYRRRRGQTGLPVQLRYNMPIEVFYTVVPLILVLGFFAFTVRDQNEIEARFENPDVTIEVIAKQWAWDFNYVDENVYSPGIQGQVEEGSNGSLVESEVPTLVLPVNQKIEIELESRDVIHSFWVVDFLYKKDMYPGKTNYMSIEPMREGTYAGKCAELCGEYHSLMLFNVEVVSQAEYDAYIDSLRAAGQTGQLSSEYDRNQNLPGTGAPEVVEHEEEN; translated from the coding sequence GTGCGCCAGAACCGCCGTCTCCGATGGGCTGCTCTTCCGATCGCAGCGACACTCACAATCGTCCTCGCCGGATGCACGCAGGCGCAGTTGAACGGTTTCCTCCCGGGGTTCGTCGAGGGTGAGGCGCCCACGACGAACCAGACCGAGCGGATCTCGGGCCTGTGGGTCACCTCGTGGATCGTGCTGCTCGTCGTCGGCGTCGTCACGTGGGGCCTGACGATCTGGGCCGTCGTCGTCTACCGCCGCCGTCGCGGCCAGACCGGCCTGCCGGTGCAGCTGCGCTACAACATGCCGATCGAGGTCTTCTACACGGTCGTCCCGCTGATCCTGGTGCTCGGCTTCTTCGCCTTCACCGTGCGCGACCAGAACGAGATCGAGGCGCGGTTCGAGAACCCCGACGTCACCATCGAGGTCATCGCCAAGCAGTGGGCCTGGGACTTCAACTACGTCGACGAGAACGTCTACTCGCCCGGCATCCAGGGCCAGGTCGAGGAGGGTTCGAACGGCTCGCTGGTCGAGTCGGAGGTGCCGACGCTGGTGCTCCCGGTCAACCAGAAGATCGAGATCGAGCTCGAGTCGCGCGACGTGATCCACTCCTTCTGGGTCGTCGACTTCCTCTACAAGAAGGACATGTACCCGGGCAAGACCAACTACATGTCGATCGAGCCCATGCGCGAGGGCACCTACGCCGGCAAGTGCGCCGAGCTGTGCGGCGAGTACCACTCGCTCATGCTCTTCAACGTCGAGGTCGTCTCGCAGGCCGAGTACGACGCCTACATCGACTCGCTCCGCGCGGCCGGCCAGACGGGCCAGCTGTCGAGCGAGTACGACCGCAACCAGAACCTGCCGGGCACGGGCGCGCCCGAGGTCGTCGAGCACGAAGAGGAGAACTGA
- the erpA gene encoding iron-sulfur cluster insertion protein ErpA gives MTQTTTETAAHGVTLSDTAAAKVKSLLEQEGRDDLRLRVAVQPGGCSGLIYQLYFDERLLDGDATVDFEGVEVIVDRMSVPYLDGAAIDFEDTIQKQGFTIDNPNAQGSCACGDSFH, from the coding sequence ATGACGCAGACCACCACCGAGACGGCCGCACACGGCGTCACGCTGAGCGACACGGCCGCCGCCAAGGTGAAGAGCCTGCTCGAGCAGGAGGGCCGCGACGACCTCCGCCTGCGGGTCGCCGTGCAGCCGGGCGGATGCTCGGGGCTGATCTACCAGCTCTACTTCGACGAGCGCCTCCTCGACGGCGACGCGACCGTCGACTTCGAGGGCGTCGAGGTCATCGTCGACCGCATGTCGGTGCCGTACCTCGACGGCGCCGCGATCGACTTCGAGGACACCATCCAGAAGCAGGGCTTCACGATCGACAACCCGAACGCGCAGGGCAGCTGCGCCTGCGGCGACTCGTTCCACTGA
- a CDS encoding dipeptidase has protein sequence MNQPAPTGSDQPSADAREERIREAVDAGFPTTVAELSRLVRIPSVAWAGFDHAHVAASADAVAELLRGLDVFDTVEIARAPVEGSSELGQPAVLARRAARNGRPTVLLYAHHDVQPPGEDSEWDSPPFEPTARGDRLYGRGAADDKAGVMAHVAAIRALVAANPEFDLGVALFIEGEEEDGSRSFANFLELHREALAADAIVVADSTNWDAETPALTVALRGNVTCRVTVSTLAHASHSGMYGGAVPDAMMAMVRLLASLHDDEGAVAVDGLRSIDMETPPYDEAQLRAEAGLLDGVAPVGRGTILQRLWAQPAITVTGTSAPRLVDASNTLSPSVTMKLSVRVAPGQTAADAAAAIERHLRANAPFGAHVDIDDVVTGDPFLVDTDGWAVDAVLDAMRDAWPNAPIQTGIGGSIPFIADLTRVFPEAQILVTGVEDPDSRAHSPNESLHLGAFKRSVLTEALFLARLDLRGA, from the coding sequence ATGAACCAGCCTGCCCCGACCGGGAGCGACCAGCCGTCCGCCGACGCACGCGAGGAGCGCATCCGCGAGGCGGTGGACGCAGGGTTCCCGACGACCGTCGCCGAGCTCTCGCGACTCGTGCGCATCCCGTCGGTCGCGTGGGCCGGATTCGACCACGCGCACGTCGCCGCGAGCGCCGACGCCGTCGCCGAGCTGCTGCGCGGCCTCGACGTGTTCGACACCGTCGAGATCGCGCGTGCGCCGGTCGAGGGCTCGTCCGAGCTCGGCCAGCCCGCGGTGCTCGCGCGCCGCGCCGCGCGCAACGGACGCCCGACGGTGCTGCTGTACGCCCACCACGACGTGCAGCCGCCGGGGGAGGACTCGGAGTGGGATTCGCCGCCGTTCGAGCCCACCGCGCGCGGCGACCGCCTGTACGGCCGCGGTGCGGCCGACGACAAAGCGGGCGTCATGGCCCACGTCGCCGCGATCCGGGCGCTCGTGGCGGCGAACCCGGAATTCGACCTCGGCGTCGCGCTCTTCATCGAGGGCGAGGAGGAGGACGGCTCGCGCTCGTTCGCGAACTTCCTCGAGCTGCACCGCGAGGCCCTGGCGGCGGACGCCATCGTGGTCGCCGACTCGACCAACTGGGACGCGGAGACGCCGGCCCTCACGGTCGCGCTCCGCGGCAACGTCACCTGCCGGGTGACGGTCTCGACGCTCGCGCACGCCTCCCACTCGGGCATGTACGGCGGTGCGGTGCCCGACGCGATGATGGCGATGGTGCGCCTGCTCGCGAGCCTCCACGACGACGAGGGCGCCGTCGCGGTCGATGGACTCCGCTCGATCGACATGGAGACGCCGCCGTACGACGAGGCGCAGCTGCGCGCCGAGGCCGGGCTGCTCGACGGGGTGGCGCCGGTGGGCCGCGGCACGATCCTGCAGCGCCTGTGGGCGCAGCCGGCCATCACCGTCACGGGCACGTCGGCCCCCCGCCTCGTCGATGCCTCGAACACGCTCTCGCCGTCGGTGACGATGAAGCTCAGCGTGCGCGTCGCACCCGGCCAGACAGCCGCGGACGCCGCCGCCGCGATCGAGCGGCACCTCCGGGCCAATGCCCCGTTCGGCGCGCACGTCGACATCGACGACGTGGTGACGGGCGACCCGTTCCTCGTCGACACCGACGGCTGGGCGGTCGACGCCGTGCTGGACGCGATGCGCGACGCCTGGCCGAACGCCCCGATCCAGACCGGCATCGGCGGCTCGATCCCGTTCATCGCCGACCTCACCCGGGTCTTCCCCGAGGCGCAGATCCTCGTGACCGGGGTGGAGGACCCCGACTCGCGCGCGCACAGCCCGAACGAGTCGCTCCACCTCGGTGCGTTCAAGCGCTCGGTGCTCACCGAGGCACTGTTCCTGGCGCGCCTGGACCTGCGCGGCGCCTGA